A part of Microbulbifer sp. MI-G genomic DNA contains:
- a CDS encoding AbgT family transporter, protein MTTTTSPSDRQDSPAGRKTPFTRFLDAVEWLGNLLPHPITLFALFAIGVILISGVAAYFGLSVADPRPVGAAGRDPDGVIEVFNLMSGEGLRIIVTSLVQNFTGFAPLGTVLVALLGVGIAERSGLLSAAVRGLVLQASKRTVTVIVVFAGILSNTASELGYVVLIPLAAMIFHSLGRHPLAGLAAAFAGVSGGYSANLLLGTVDPLLSGITETAAHIIDPSYTVGPEVNWYFMFVSTFLITAIGSWVTMAIVEPKLGKYDPGEASVDLSQDKLGTLTDAEKRGLKYAGLAVLVVSALFVLSVAPSWGVLRNPETGAVAGSPFLKGIVSLILVFFAVPGFVYGKTVGTMQNDRDVIDAMAKSMNSMGMYIVLVFFAAQFVAFFKVTNLGTIFAVLGADALQNIGLTGPLLFLFFIMMCGFVNLMLGSASAQWAVTAPIFVPMLMLLGYAPEVIQAAYRIGDSVTNIITPMMSYFGLIITFAARYKKDLGMGTLIATMIPYSIFFFVGWTVLFYLWVFVFGLPVGPGAATYYAS, encoded by the coding sequence ATGACCACAACGACCTCTCCAAGTGATCGGCAGGATAGCCCTGCGGGGCGCAAAACGCCCTTTACCCGCTTTCTGGATGCCGTGGAATGGCTTGGCAACCTCCTGCCCCACCCCATCACCCTGTTTGCCCTCTTCGCTATAGGCGTGATACTGATAAGCGGCGTGGCCGCCTATTTCGGGCTGTCTGTGGCAGACCCGCGGCCGGTTGGGGCGGCGGGCCGCGACCCCGATGGTGTCATTGAAGTCTTTAACCTGATGAGCGGCGAAGGCCTCAGGATAATCGTGACCAGCCTGGTGCAAAACTTCACCGGTTTTGCCCCTTTGGGCACGGTACTGGTTGCCCTGCTGGGCGTGGGTATTGCCGAGCGCTCCGGTCTGCTCAGCGCTGCTGTGCGCGGGCTGGTACTGCAGGCATCCAAGCGCACTGTGACGGTTATTGTGGTGTTTGCCGGCATCCTCTCCAATACCGCATCCGAACTCGGCTACGTGGTACTGATTCCATTGGCGGCGATGATTTTCCACTCCCTGGGGCGCCACCCGCTCGCCGGGCTGGCGGCCGCTTTTGCCGGTGTTTCCGGCGGCTATAGCGCCAACCTGCTATTGGGCACCGTAGACCCGTTGCTATCGGGTATCACCGAAACCGCGGCCCATATCATAGACCCCTCCTACACGGTGGGCCCGGAAGTGAACTGGTACTTTATGTTTGTGAGCACCTTCCTGATTACCGCCATAGGCAGCTGGGTGACCATGGCAATCGTGGAGCCCAAACTCGGCAAGTACGATCCCGGGGAAGCCTCTGTGGATTTGAGCCAGGACAAACTGGGAACCCTCACCGATGCCGAGAAGCGCGGCTTGAAATACGCCGGCCTTGCCGTTCTGGTCGTATCTGCCTTGTTTGTACTCTCCGTGGCGCCTTCCTGGGGCGTGCTGCGCAACCCGGAAACCGGCGCGGTAGCCGGCTCTCCCTTTCTTAAGGGTATCGTGTCACTCATCCTGGTATTCTTCGCCGTCCCGGGCTTTGTGTACGGTAAAACGGTCGGCACTATGCAGAATGACCGTGATGTAATCGACGCCATGGCCAAAAGCATGAACAGCATGGGCATGTATATTGTACTGGTGTTCTTCGCCGCACAGTTTGTCGCTTTCTTCAAAGTGACCAATCTGGGCACTATTTTCGCAGTGCTGGGTGCGGACGCTCTGCAAAACATCGGCCTGACCGGGCCATTGCTGTTCCTGTTCTTTATCATGATGTGCGGCTTTGTAAACCTGATGCTGGGCAGTGCTTCGGCGCAGTGGGCGGTGACCGCGCCAATTTTTGTACCCATGTTGATGCTCCTGGGTTACGCGCCGGAAGTGATCCAGGCGGCTTACCGCATTGGCGACTCGGTAACCAATATCATCACGCCGATGATGAGCTATTTTGGTCTGATCATCACCTTTGCTGCCCGCTATAAGAAAGACTTGGGTATGGGTACCCTGATCGCCACAATGATTCCCTATTCCATCTTCTTTTTTGTGGGATGGACCGTTCTTTTCTACCTCTGGGTGTT